A region of Streptomyces sp. NBC_01788 DNA encodes the following proteins:
- a CDS encoding sigma-70 family RNA polymerase sigma factor produces the protein MSQSSEPDEELMRALYREHAGPLLAYVLRLVAGDRQRAEDVVQETLIRAWKNAGQLNRATGSVRPWLVTVARRIVIDGHRSRQARPQEVDPSPLEVIPAEDEIDKALWLMTLSDALDDLTPAHREVLVETYFKGRTVNEAAETLGIPSGTVRSRVFYALRSMKLALEERGVTA, from the coding sequence ATGTCCCAGTCCTCGGAACCTGATGAGGAGTTGATGCGTGCGCTCTATCGCGAGCACGCCGGTCCTCTCCTCGCGTATGTCCTCCGGCTGGTCGCCGGCGACCGGCAGCGTGCCGAGGACGTGGTGCAGGAGACGCTCATCCGTGCCTGGAAGAACGCCGGTCAGCTCAATCGGGCCACCGGTTCGGTACGCCCCTGGCTGGTGACGGTCGCCCGACGCATCGTCATCGACGGCCACCGCAGCCGGCAGGCCCGGCCGCAGGAGGTCGATCCGTCGCCGCTGGAGGTCATCCCCGCGGAGGACGAGATCGACAAGGCGCTGTGGCTGATGACGCTGTCGGACGCGCTCGACGACCTGACCCCGGCCCACCGGGAGGTGCTCGTCGAGACGTACTTCAAGGGGCGTACCGTCAACGAGGCGGCCGAGACGCTGGGCATACCCAGCGGCACCGTCCGCTCACGGGTGTTCTACGCCCTGCGGTCGATGAAGCTGGCGCTGGAGGAGCGGGGGGTGACGGCGTGA
- a CDS encoding anti-sigma factor family protein, translating into MSVYGGFGTGGAGMSGAMQGTPAPNEHETVGAYALGILDDAEATAFEAHLAGCEWCAQQLDELAGMEPMFAALADLPGSGTPAVGESLSAKPSPRLVEKLVDEVAERRAQKRRRGFYMVAAAAALIIGSPLAVFAASGSGGGDNTTAGASTAQSAFASMPEKVTATDPATKVTATVAVEKKDWGTNAVLELSNVTGSQKCSLIAVGKNGERETVTSWSVPEWGYGVPNAKTEQAKNPLYVRGGAALEPNQIDHFEVMTFDGKQLVEVPTS; encoded by the coding sequence ATGAGCGTGTACGGGGGATTCGGAACGGGTGGTGCGGGTATGTCTGGGGCCATGCAGGGAACCCCGGCTCCGAACGAGCACGAGACCGTCGGCGCCTACGCCCTCGGAATTCTTGACGACGCCGAGGCAACCGCTTTCGAGGCGCATCTCGCCGGCTGCGAGTGGTGCGCCCAGCAACTCGACGAACTGGCCGGCATGGAGCCGATGTTCGCCGCACTGGCGGACCTGCCGGGCTCCGGCACACCCGCGGTCGGGGAGTCCCTTTCGGCCAAGCCGAGCCCACGCCTGGTGGAGAAGCTCGTCGACGAGGTCGCCGAGCGCCGTGCCCAGAAGCGCAGGCGCGGCTTCTACATGGTCGCCGCGGCGGCGGCGCTGATCATCGGCAGCCCGCTGGCCGTGTTCGCGGCGAGCGGCTCGGGCGGCGGCGACAACACCACGGCGGGCGCGAGTACCGCGCAGTCCGCGTTCGCGTCGATGCCCGAGAAGGTCACGGCGACGGACCCGGCGACGAAGGTCACCGCGACGGTCGCCGTGGAGAAGAAGGACTGGGGCACGAACGCCGTTCTCGAGCTGAGCAACGTCACTGGCTCGCAGAAGTGCTCGCTCATCGCCGTCGGCAAGAACGGTGAACGTGAGACGGTCACGTCCTGGTCCGTCCCGGAGTGGGGCTACGGCGTCCCGAACGCCAAGACGGAGCAGGCCAAGAACCCCCTCTACGTCCGTGGCGGCGCGGCCCTGGAGCCGAACCAGATCGATCACTTCGAGGTGATGACCTTCGACGGGAAGCAACTCGTCGAGGTACCCACCTCCTAG